From Phaeodactylum tricornutum CCAP 1055/1 chromosome 11, complete sequence, one genomic window encodes:
- a CDS encoding predicted protein, translating into MKVFLVFCLFAGATSFYPSLTHIQSNRISVHLFSAETSDVAIDQKEAVKVFGRLAEKYIMLDDSAGMCCYSACADCEYRLPGGGYRMADQSAARPKWIPSYTERAANDRQHTTKWSEQLFVDGPALTKEEFVTKLKALEYAPPLGGPYVGASAAALDDTSTVAHLFDILVAEGKDKLTKHRMSVRLKELADGEEGLTWAGFHKALGT; encoded by the coding sequence ATGAAAGTGTTCCTAGTATTTTGTCTTTTTGCAGGGGCAACGTCTTTTTATCCATCTCTTACTCACATTCAGTCCAATCGGATCTCTGTACATTTATTTTCGGCGGAAACAAGCGATGTGGCGATTGACCAAAAAGAAGCCGTCAAAGTGTTTGGTCGTCTCGCCGAAAAGTATATCATGCTAGATGACAGCGCAGGCATGTGCTGCTACTCAGCCTGCGCTGATTGCGAATATCGACTTCCGGGGGGTGGATACCGCATGGCGGATCAGTCTGCGGCTCGCCCGAAATGGATTCCTTCCTACACCGAACGGGCGGCCAACGACAGGCAGCACACAACTAAATGGTCGGAACAGCTTTTCGTGGATGGTCCTGCCTTGACGAAAGAAGAGTTTGTGACCAAACTGAAGGCGTTGGAGTATGCACCTCCTCTGGGAGGTCCCTATGTTGGTGCTTCTGCTGCAGCGCTGGACGACACTTCTACTGTAGCACATCTGTTTGATATACTGGTGGCCGAAGGGAAGGACAAATTGACCAAGCATCGAATGAGCGTGCGACTAAAAG
- a CDS encoding predicted protein, producing MPRVGIIGMRRAATVAEAAAAVSALSPESRRLSGLLGLLDDSEEASLTLVESVSILPTSRQIKTFGSMLKSSIEKLRRHTWEALKAPEQEMAMAAERCFRAAFGLTQPPSQPIEKKATRPPKSGYHLFCANYSAECTVGGNFGGRSAVLQQASQAWNNLPEAEKDVYERRAENQKGNSLMELPNPTPQSTFSATVATALISDSEDGTQTATGTLVPTERTAQIKRDFQRMDFWNSFLEAVHLQVASRTTKTWGQKKRYEIYQLAGPVMPTESFKLVRQQISKAFLALYDGSRTNHVAQVRHSQCRVYLLEQDGRMWIQVNIGRALDLTDECSKSSVSGRKKRKPDSEFIALVRPDHSLIALTASRTPSSSKFTPFVLSALEHALTCSIVAKDEQLHRFEDLCGTEPTNLLELAIAIENKQAVGRYKRLAVDGEIVNPIKELQISATASLLSRENDSGRLDVGAKLGRVIASRAAAVSENSMKASDLIATKGNSMLLDLDACEKGLRKRKREVALGLPADCPPREYVRWEWKGETNAAQACWETEPIEPELTSFKCRIVCQGTNVFAGMHELIQAGYMTEVLPHVKAAMSIGGTICVDHGTFSGHKEG from the exons ATGCCGCGGGTCGGGATTATCGGAATGCGCCGAGCGGCTACTGTGGCCGAAGCAGCGGCAGCCGTTTCCGCACTTTCCCCGGAATCCCGTCGCTTATCTGGGCTACTGGGGCTTTTGGATGATTCCGAGGAAGCCTCTCTCACTCTAGTGGAGTCGGTCTCTATACTCCCTACAAGTAGACAGATCAAGACGTTCGGATCAATGCTTAAGTCGTCTATTGAAAAGTTAAGAAGGCACACATGGGAAGCACTGAAGGCTCCGGAACAAGAAATGGCGATGGCTGCGGAGCGTTGTTTCCGCGCGGCATTTGGACTAACGCAACCTCCTTCACAGCCAATCGAAAAGAAAGCAACTCGGCCACCAAAGTCAGGCTATCACCTTTTCTGCGCAAACTATTCTGCCGAGTGCACTGTGGGAGGTAACTTCGGAGGAAGGAGCGCCGTTTTGCAGCAAGCCTCTCAGGCTTGGAACAATCTGCCTGAGGCTGAAAAAGACGTTTACGAGCGCCGAGCTGAGAATCAGAAAGGAAATTCTCTCATGGAGCTTCCCAATCCAACACCACAGTCGACGTTCTCCGCTACCGTGGCGACAGCTCTGATTAGTGATTCAGAAGATGGAACTCAAACAGCAACGGGAACGTTAGTCCCTACAGAGAGGACGGCGCAGATCAAGCGAGACTTTCAGAGAATGGACTTTTGGAatagctttttggaagcagTACATCTACAAGTGGCTtctcggacgacgaaaacttGGGGGCAGAAGAAGCGGTACGAGATATACCAACTTGCTGGTCCCGTCATGCCAACAGAATCTTTCAAGCTTGTTCGACAGCAAATCTCAAAAGCGTTTCTAGCGTTGTATGATGGGTCTCGAACGAATCATGTGGCGCAAGTGCGGCACAGTCAATGTCGAGTCTACCTTTTGGAACAGGATGGTAGAATGTGGATTCAAGTAAACATCGGGCGAGCTCTGGATTTGACCGACGAGTGCAGCAAGTCTTCAGTCTCCGGTCGGAAAAAGCGCAAGCCTGATTCTGAGTTCATAGCCCTTGTTCGACCCGATCATTCGTTAATTGCACTCACTGCCAGCCGAACACCTTCTAGCTCCAAGTTTACTCCATTTGTTCTGAGTGCCCTTGAACATGCCCTCACATGCAGCATTGTCGCCAAAG ACGAACAGCTTCATCGGTTCGAAGACCTCTGCGGCACGGAGCCCACGAATCTTCTGGAACTGGCCATTGCAATAGAGAACAAGCAAGCTGTTGGACGCTACAAACGTTTAGCGGTGGATGGAGAAATTGTCAATCCAATAAAAGAGCTGCAAATATCCGCTACTGCTAGTCTTCTTTCTCGGGAAAATGATTCGGGAAGACTGGATGTCGGTGCTAAATTGGGACGTGTCATCGCCAGCAGAGCTGCAGCTGTTTCAGAAAACTCCATGAAAGCGTCAGATTTGATAGCTACCAAAGGCAACAGTATGCTACTAGATCTCGATGCTTGTGAAAAAGGCTTGCGTAAACGTAAACGCGAAGTCGCTTTGGGCTTGCCAGCGGATTGTCCACCCCGCGAGTACGTTAGATGGGAATGGAAAGGCGAAACAAATGCAGCGCAAGCTTGCTGGGAAACGGAACCTATCGAACCCGAATTAACAAGCTTCAAATGCCGCATTGTATGTCAAGGAACAAACGTGTTTGCTGGGATGCATGAGCTCATTCAAGCTGGGTATATGACGGAGGTCCTACCTCACGTCAAGGCTGCAATGTCCATTGGTGGGACAATTTGTGTTGATCATGGGACTTTTTCGGGTCACAAAGAGGGATAA
- a CDS encoding predicted protein, translated as MRRNVVLLYFVLFVSSSWAVVAAERRTIKLSLGAEAQSAFTGRRFAKVLDVPRGGGWFVPAGWNPFGYKITTLGDEFLSYDGSLDCDVGRFLASLKNRKRFSDIKSNWLEIVRVAKTGQAMRIYKNLQDMIQLCLKAGLID; from the coding sequence ATGCGACGAAACGTCGTTCTTCTCTACTTTGTGCTTTTTGTGAGTAGCTCATGGGCTGTAGTGGCTGCAGAACGGCGAACCATAAAGCTGTCTCTGGGTGCTGAGGCGCAATCGGCTTTCACCGGACGGCGATTCGCAAAAGTGTTGGATGTGCCGAGGGGAGGAGGGTGGTTTGTTCCGGCCGGATGGAATCCCTTTGGCTATAAAATAACTACGCTAGGGGATGAATTCTTGTCCTACGATGGTTCTTTAGACTGTGACGTCGGTCGTTTCTTAGCTAGTTTAAAAAATCGCAAACGATTTTCCGACATCAAGAGCAACTGGTTGGAAATTGTGCGAGTGGCGAAAACAGGACAAGCTATGCGAATCTATAAGAACCTGCAGGACATGATTCAGTTATGCCTCAAAGCAGGCCTTATCGACTAA